The Balneolales bacterium ANBcel1 genomic sequence AAGCTCTTTTTCTGGCTTCCTCAGTTCAGAATCGTATTTTAGGGCGGATGAATTTCTCACCATTACAGAATAAAATGACCTTCACCCGAACCTACGATATTCCCTATTTCAATGTGGGAGCCGACCGCAAGCTCCGAATCACCTCTTTGATGCAATACCTCGAGGATATGGCCATCCGGCACAGTGAGGAATGCGGAATAGGTCTCGACTTTTATGAAGAGAACAAGGTGGCATGGGTGCTGGCCAAGTGGGATATCGAGGTGCTTGAATATCCGGTATTCAACCAGAAGATCACCATCACCACCGAGCCCAGTTCGTTTCGCAGTTATTTTGGATTTCGTCGTTATGAGGTGCGTGATGCCGATGGCGAATTGCTGGCCAGGGCCGCCACCCTGTGGATTTATGTCGACATGCGACGCAAGCGACCCATCCCGGTTACGGAGGAGATCATAAAGGCATTCGGAGTATCGCCAGACAGCAAGCGGCCCATTCCTTTGAAAGCGCCTGAACCGCCCGAAACCGCCCGCTATGAGACCCACTACCCGATCCGTCTGGGTGATATCGATACCAACCGCCATGTCAACAACATTCGGTATGTCGAATGGGCGCTGGAGACACTTCCACCGGACTTCAGCGAGGGAAAGCGTGTTACGCGCGTGATGGTCGACTACCGAAAGGAGCTGGTTTACGGCGAGGAGGTACTTGCCGTGGCGGATGTCGTTTCAGGAGAAGATGGAGCCACACGTTCCCGCCATCGCGTGGGCAACGGAGACAAGGATGCCTGTTTGGCTACCTTTGAGTGGAGTTAGTCACTCCGGTGCATCCGTCGCGATGACGGTATTTGTGCAGTATCCGCATGAATATATCAGCGCAATGGTGAGGGGGTCCAGGCGATACCGCCGGTAACGCCCATTCCGCTGCTATGCCTGCTGAAGCTATTTCCGTAGGTGAGGTCCACTTCAAGCAAACCAGGGATAACTTCAATGCGCAGGCCGCCCTGAAAATCCGGGGTGTCGCCGTTGGCGCCGAACACTTCACCCAGTAGCCAAAAGGGACCGTGCAGATTGAGATCGGCTCGGCCGCCCCATATAAACAGATGGTCTTCATGGCTATGGGTGTGGTCACCGTGGGCTACATCGTACCGGGCCAGTGCGTACCCGAGATTTGCATGCAGCATCAGACGTTCATCCAGAACGGGAAGTGTGGCCGGAACAAATGCATAGAACTCCTCAAAAAGAGCCATCAACGCACCGGTCACCAGCGCGAAACCGGGTGTATTCGGACCCGGAGCGCGGAACATATACTTGAGTTCTCCCACGAAGTAGGTTTCATCGTCCGAAAAAACAGCACCGGCACCTACTTCCAGGTTTCTAACCGGACTGAATGCCGGCAGGATCCAGGATTCTTCGCTGCCCAGCCAGGCCTCCAGCTGAAAAGCCCGGAAATCGGTGATATCCGCATCATCAACTACCATTTGTTGTCCGTTGGCCGACTGAAACAGTCCGCCGGAAAGGATGAGAAACAGCACCAGCAGAATCAGGTAGCTGATAAGGGAGACGATAAACTGGAGATAATTCCCGGAGTTGCTGTAAGAGATTTTTTTGCACATGACATACCTCTGCTAAAAGCATTTTAAAAGATACTGATTCAACGATTTACGGTGCCTCCTGGTTCCATGGCGGATCGCCTGCAAGGTCGGTTCCACACGATATTACTGGTGGAAGCGGGCAGCAGAGAGTCCTACGTCATGGCGCACGGAGGCGAAGACTTTGGGTCGTTCGGTTTACACGCCA encodes the following:
- a CDS encoding thioesterase, translating into MTFTRTYDIPYFNVGADRKLRITSLMQYLEDMAIRHSEECGIGLDFYEENKVAWVLAKWDIEVLEYPVFNQKITITTEPSSFRSYFGFRRYEVRDADGELLARAATLWIYVDMRRKRPIPVTEEIIKAFGVSPDSKRPIPLKAPEPPETARYETHYPIRLGDIDTNRHVNNIRYVEWALETLPPDFSEGKRVTRVMVDYRKELVYGEEVLAVADVVSGEDGATRSRHRVGNGDKDACLATFEWS